One genomic region from candidate division KSB1 bacterium encodes:
- a CDS encoding DUF5666 domain-containing protein: MGEIIGFNTLKIGQRVKVKGKADKSGNFLALEVSVKPPDEQVAIEGKVQSLDLQKNTLHVLNREFALTNGVEIKNVQRQSIALKDLKVGDVVKLKGTFAAAEGFRPLKVKLQESKGFSIEELQGDITQIDPATKTLHVLGIPVVASEKTEIEGFDHRPDRRDRGDRPDRSQRPDRPDRPRLM; encoded by the coding sequence ATGGGTGAAATTATCGGTTTCAACACGCTCAAAATCGGCCAGCGCGTGAAAGTGAAGGGCAAAGCCGATAAGAGCGGCAACTTTCTCGCCCTGGAAGTCAGTGTCAAGCCTCCCGATGAGCAGGTCGCCATCGAGGGCAAGGTGCAAAGCCTCGATCTGCAAAAGAACACGCTGCACGTGCTGAACCGTGAATTTGCGCTGACCAACGGCGTCGAGATCAAGAACGTGCAACGCCAAAGCATCGCCTTGAAAGATCTCAAGGTGGGCGACGTCGTCAAGCTCAAGGGAACGTTTGCAGCGGCCGAAGGCTTTCGTCCACTGAAAGTCAAGCTGCAAGAATCGAAAGGCTTCAGCATCGAGGAATTGCAGGGCGATATCACCCAAATCGATCCGGCGACGAAAACCTTGCACGTTCTCGGCATTCCCGTCGTTGCCAGCGAAAAGACCGAGATCGAAGGTTTCGACCACCGTCCGGATCGCCGTGATCGCGGCGACCGGCCCGATCGCAGCCAGCGCCCGGATCGGCCCGACCGGCCTCGCCTGATGTGA
- a CDS encoding acyl-CoA dehydrogenase family protein yields MDFSFTDEQLALKKEIIQFAQHELNADLIRRDKEGAFSKENWKKCASFGVQGLPFPKAYGGHEADIITTMLAMEGLGYGCRDSGLVFGINAQMWSVQMPIWEFGTDEQKQKYLPRLISGDLIGGHGMSEPGAGSDAFSLTTTAVRQGDCYVLNGSKTFVSNGPVAEVFVVFATVDRAKGFMGVTAFLVEKGTPGFRIGPSMSKMGLRTSPIGELFFDDCKIPAAWRLGREGFGANIFNASMEWERSAILANYVGAMEYQLERCIRYAKERKQFGKPIGKFQSVANRLVDMKLRLETSRLLLYQVAWKKKTLGKCPMDAALAKLYLSESWVASCMDAIRIHGGYGFMTEYELERDLRDSFGGVLYSGTSEIQRNIIARHLGL; encoded by the coding sequence ATGGACTTTTCGTTTACCGACGAGCAGCTCGCCCTCAAAAAGGAAATCATCCAATTCGCGCAGCACGAGCTGAACGCCGACCTCATCCGGCGCGACAAGGAGGGCGCGTTCTCCAAAGAGAACTGGAAAAAGTGCGCCAGCTTCGGTGTGCAGGGCTTGCCGTTTCCAAAAGCCTACGGCGGCCATGAGGCCGACATCATCACCACCATGCTGGCGATGGAAGGCCTCGGCTACGGCTGCCGCGACAGCGGTTTGGTCTTCGGCATCAACGCGCAGATGTGGAGCGTGCAAATGCCGATTTGGGAATTTGGCACCGACGAGCAAAAGCAAAAATATTTGCCGCGTTTGATCAGCGGCGACCTCATCGGCGGCCACGGCATGAGCGAGCCGGGCGCCGGCTCCGATGCCTTCAGCCTCACCACCACCGCCGTGCGCCAGGGCGACTGTTACGTGCTCAACGGCTCAAAAACTTTTGTGTCAAACGGCCCGGTCGCAGAAGTTTTTGTGGTTTTCGCCACCGTGGATCGCGCCAAAGGTTTCATGGGTGTCACCGCCTTTCTCGTGGAAAAGGGCACGCCGGGATTTCGCATCGGCCCCAGCATGAGCAAAATGGGCTTGCGCACCTCGCCGATTGGCGAACTGTTTTTCGACGATTGCAAAATCCCCGCCGCATGGCGGCTCGGCCGTGAAGGCTTCGGCGCCAATATTTTCAACGCCTCGATGGAATGGGAGCGCAGCGCAATTTTGGCCAACTACGTCGGCGCCATGGAATATCAGCTCGAGCGCTGCATTCGCTACGCCAAGGAGCGCAAGCAATTCGGCAAGCCCATCGGCAAATTTCAGTCGGTCGCCAATCGCCTGGTCGATATGAAATTGCGCCTGGAAACCTCGCGATTGCTGCTCTATCAAGTGGCGTGGAAAAAGAAAACACTCGGCAAATGCCCGATGGACGCGGCGCTTGCCAAGCTTTATTTGAGCGAATCGTGGGTCGCCTCATGCATGGATGCCATCCGCATCCACGGCGGCTATGGGTTTATGACCGAATATGAGCTCGAGCGCGATTTGCGCGACTCTTTCGGCGGCGTGCTCTATTCGGGCACCTCGGAGATTCAGCGGAACATCATTGCGAGGCACTTGGGATTGTAG
- a CDS encoding aminoglycoside phosphotransferase family protein produces MSSAPAVPLFRDKLYTLDAALDARRMYHTFASLVQEHWDDKLEVRHLDLEVIRRRNQRCVIRYIIDTYDPQLRRRREWRVIGKVYKANRGERVYATMKQLWANGFNRHAADCISIPEPLYFSSPLCMLFQEEVPGLPLKTLIKQHHNPEHFRQLARTIAKLHQCPLRLDKPFLVKDHLLRCHPRYPFLALACPELESRIDYIVDTAKKIEADLIANAKLTPIHGDFHLGQIHLENGHVWLIDFDALSYGDPASDLGNLLVFMRGKVKKNPEVATLIAVFLEEYFSIMDQEISQRILLYEGLTHLRRACKCLRTQEEGWRRKVNRMIEQGVTCIDLVGKGGWPRAMPGDFTNAAMSEDVEEMELV; encoded by the coding sequence ATGTCATCTGCACCTGCGGTTCCGCTTTTTCGCGACAAGCTTTACACGCTGGACGCCGCTCTCGACGCCCGGCGCATGTACCACACTTTTGCCTCCCTCGTCCAAGAGCATTGGGATGACAAGCTGGAGGTGCGCCATCTCGATCTGGAAGTCATCCGCCGGCGCAACCAGCGTTGCGTCATTCGCTACATCATCGATACTTATGATCCGCAGTTGCGGCGGCGGCGCGAATGGCGCGTCATCGGCAAGGTTTACAAAGCCAACCGCGGCGAGCGCGTCTATGCCACCATGAAACAACTGTGGGCAAACGGTTTCAACCGCCACGCGGCCGATTGCATCAGCATTCCCGAACCGCTTTATTTTTCCTCACCCCTTTGCATGCTCTTTCAGGAAGAAGTGCCGGGGTTGCCGCTCAAAACCTTGATCAAACAGCATCACAACCCGGAGCACTTCCGGCAGTTGGCCCGCACCATCGCCAAGCTGCACCAGTGTCCCTTGCGCCTGGACAAGCCGTTTCTCGTCAAAGACCACCTGCTGCGGTGCCATCCGCGTTACCCGTTTCTGGCACTGGCGTGCCCGGAACTGGAATCGCGCATCGACTACATCGTCGACACCGCCAAAAAGATCGAAGCCGATCTCATTGCCAATGCCAAGCTCACCCCCATCCATGGCGATTTTCATTTGGGACAAATTCATCTGGAAAACGGCCATGTCTGGCTCATTGATTTTGATGCGCTCAGCTACGGCGACCCGGCCTCGGACCTGGGCAACCTGCTGGTGTTTATGCGGGGCAAGGTGAAGAAAAATCCCGAGGTCGCCACCCTGATCGCGGTTTTCCTGGAGGAATATTTTTCCATCATGGATCAGGAAATTTCCCAGCGCATTTTGCTTTACGAAGGGTTGACGCATTTGCGCCGGGCCTGCAAATGCCTGCGCACGCAAGAAGAAGGTTGGCGCCGGAAAGTCAACCGCATGATCGAGCAGGGCGTCACCTGCATCGATCTGGTTGGAAAAGGCGGTTGGCCTCGCGCGATGCCGGGCGATTTCACCAACGCCGCGATGAGTGAAGACGTGGAAGAGATGGAATTGGTATAA
- a CDS encoding glycosyltransferase has translation MVRGPDQVVGFILKGYPRLSETFIVNEILLLEQLGHKLHIFAMRNPGETKVHESVRRVHAPVTYIPDYFWRFFFAFISANVRLWRRRPGLYWQACRFALWRSLRQRSASTIKRFAQAAYLVEKCLAGTEVAHFHAHFSHGPTTVAYFASWLTGLRYSFSAHAKDIYIQEHDFLREKIRRAEFVVTCTGFNRDYLLRVGGNDARVFCVYHGNDLQMFAPATAPAHNGRPVILSVGRFVPKKGFAVLMHALHKLRQEGVSFYCYIIGGGPLQNQLEALRHTLGLENCVELKRQMSQNELLHYYRQAGVFALACEVQNDGDRDGIPNVLVEAMAMGIPVLSTAISGIPELVEHGVNGWLVPEKNAEALAEGLKTLLQQPQLAQRLGAAGRAKVERDFDAKRNVEQISALLCRALAGAGGNALLKTTRAVVA, from the coding sequence ATGGTTCGCGGCCCGGATCAAGTTGTTGGATTCATTCTCAAGGGTTATCCCCGGCTCTCCGAAACGTTCATTGTCAATGAGATTTTGTTGCTGGAGCAGCTTGGCCACAAGTTGCACATCTTCGCGATGCGCAATCCGGGCGAAACGAAAGTGCACGAAAGCGTTCGCCGGGTTCATGCACCGGTGACTTACATTCCGGATTATTTTTGGCGCTTCTTTTTCGCATTCATCAGCGCCAATGTAAGATTATGGCGGCGCCGGCCGGGGCTGTATTGGCAGGCCTGTCGTTTCGCCCTGTGGCGCAGCTTGCGCCAAAGAAGCGCGTCGACGATCAAAAGGTTTGCACAAGCCGCCTATCTCGTCGAGAAATGTCTGGCCGGCACCGAGGTGGCGCATTTTCACGCCCATTTCAGCCACGGCCCGACGACGGTGGCTTATTTTGCGAGTTGGTTGACCGGCTTGCGTTACAGCTTCAGCGCCCACGCCAAGGACATTTACATTCAGGAGCATGATTTTTTGCGTGAGAAAATCCGGCGCGCCGAATTCGTCGTCACCTGCACCGGCTTCAACCGTGATTACCTTTTGCGCGTCGGCGGAAACGACGCCCGGGTTTTTTGTGTGTATCACGGCAACGATCTGCAAATGTTCGCGCCGGCAACGGCACCGGCTCACAATGGCCGCCCGGTTATCCTTTCCGTGGGGCGCTTTGTGCCCAAGAAAGGATTTGCCGTGCTCATGCACGCCTTGCACAAGCTGCGGCAGGAGGGAGTGAGCTTTTACTGTTATATCATTGGCGGCGGGCCATTGCAAAATCAGCTCGAAGCCTTGCGGCATACTTTGGGGCTGGAGAATTGCGTTGAGCTGAAGCGACAAATGTCGCAAAACGAGTTGCTGCATTACTATCGTCAAGCCGGCGTCTTTGCGCTGGCGTGTGAGGTGCAAAACGACGGTGACCGCGATGGCATTCCCAATGTCCTGGTGGAAGCCATGGCCATGGGAATACCCGTGCTGTCCACGGCGATTTCAGGCATACCGGAATTGGTGGAGCACGGCGTCAATGGCTGGTTGGTGCCGGAAAAGAACGCGGAGGCCCTGGCCGAGGGCCTCAAGACCTTGCTGCAGCAGCCCCAGTTGGCGCAGCGTCTCGGCGCGGCCGGGCGCGCCAAGGTCGAGCGTGATTTTGACGCCAAACGCAATGTCGAACAAATCAGTGCACTGTTGTGCCGCGCCCTCGCCGGCGCCGGGGGAAATGCGCTCTTGAAAACAACTCGTGCTGTTGTCGCGTAG
- a CDS encoding sulfotransferase — protein sequence MQRPFIYIAGLRRSGSTVLSEALTLLPHSFIFREPRVAENRFSVHDSDVELFLQYGIDLIDFERRWWSKRKLIPEAFKNELIPRLAPLIGQIGVKEIRHDRWRRLLRLFPDMKILLTARDPRDIYLSLHDKVKHGNVKWSGIFSAEGVFCPEAVADGLNYEFRQQLAMFESADCLKVKYEDFCASPAVFEQVKAFVGSVIGRVGKIGAFNAANPLRVGEFELHGSGITAKRIHRWKFETDKKLLAEAQRTFDLMPEYCEFWQYEK from the coding sequence ATGCAGCGGCCGTTCATTTACATTGCCGGGCTGCGCCGCAGCGGCTCGACCGTTTTGAGCGAAGCGCTGACTTTATTGCCGCACTCGTTCATCTTCCGCGAGCCGCGTGTGGCGGAAAATCGCTTCTCGGTGCATGACAGTGACGTCGAATTATTTTTGCAGTACGGCATCGATCTGATTGACTTTGAGCGGCGCTGGTGGAGCAAAAGAAAGCTTATTCCGGAAGCGTTCAAAAACGAGTTGATTCCACGGCTGGCACCGCTGATTGGGCAAATTGGTGTCAAGGAGATTCGCCACGACCGCTGGCGCCGGCTGTTGCGCCTGTTTCCGGACATGAAGATTTTGTTGACCGCGCGCGACCCACGTGATATTTACCTTTCGCTGCACGACAAGGTCAAGCATGGCAACGTCAAGTGGTCCGGCATTTTTTCTGCGGAAGGCGTTTTCTGCCCGGAAGCGGTTGCCGACGGTTTAAACTATGAATTCCGCCAGCAACTCGCCATGTTTGAGAGCGCCGATTGTCTCAAGGTTAAATATGAAGACTTTTGCGCGTCGCCGGCGGTTTTTGAGCAGGTTAAAGCTTTTGTCGGCAGCGTCATCGGCCGCGTCGGCAAGATCGGCGCGTTCAACGCCGCCAATCCTTTGCGCGTTGGCGAGTTTGAGTTGCACGGCAGCGGCATTACGGCGAAAAGAATTCATCGCTGGAAATTTGAAACCGACAAAAAACTGCTGGCCGAGGCCCAACGCACCTTTGACTTGATGCCGGAATATTGCGAGTTTTGGCAATATGAAAAATAA
- a CDS encoding ABC transporter ATP-binding protein/permease codes for MGKRRHNSYEDFSPQEYAREHVSYKTLFRLYKVFGRYYKKHWKMLATAYAGLMMTIVVALFTPWPLKLILDHVILEKPLPARVDFLNQWFGTNAELLLAVLVVAFVALRFLDSIVSYMHKVGILSVGEMITADARQHIFGHLQRLSLSFHESARSGDLIYRLTSDIRDLKTILIMVPENLIYRLLMIGTHVSLMMVLEWRLALLAFSVIPLIYYFQRRIGIGVQSATRKKRSKESEVTSIISENVTAMSLVQAYGREDLQQARFEWENRQSLESGIEAMRLSKVFKRTNDILAAAGTTVVVYYGGSLALDGALSAGTLVLFAAYLRNLYGPIEKFASMMVEIAKSQVAGDRILELVECDMVIEDSPHAIPAPPFAGRVEFRNVSFSYQKGGEVLKNLSFIVEPGETVALVGHSGAGKSTLVSLLLRFYDPQKGQVLIDGHDLRELTLQSLRAQVTILLQEANLFNQTIRYNIGFGKLDATEEEIVQAAKLAQAHDFIMEMPEGYDTEIYEGGDNLSGGQKQRLNIARAIIRNTPILILDEPATALDARAEAKIHQALDELTRGKTTFMIAHRFSTLARADKILVLEHGRLAGFGTHEELMQNCREYRELYELQIGAPPALGDETDGRAIEVPVAMSQEAL; via the coding sequence ATGGGAAAACGACGCCATAATAGTTACGAGGATTTTTCACCGCAGGAATACGCCCGCGAACACGTCAGCTACAAAACGCTGTTCCGGCTGTACAAAGTTTTTGGGCGCTATTACAAAAAGCATTGGAAGATGCTGGCGACCGCGTACGCCGGGCTGATGATGACCATCGTCGTGGCGTTGTTCACCCCGTGGCCGCTGAAGCTCATCCTTGACCATGTCATCCTGGAAAAGCCGCTGCCGGCGCGTGTCGACTTTCTCAATCAATGGTTCGGCACCAATGCCGAGCTGCTCCTGGCCGTTTTGGTGGTGGCCTTCGTGGCCCTTCGTTTTCTCGACAGCATCGTCTCCTATATGCACAAAGTCGGAATCCTCAGCGTCGGCGAAATGATTACCGCCGATGCGCGCCAGCACATCTTTGGCCATCTGCAGAGGCTGTCGTTGTCCTTTCACGAGTCCGCCCGCAGCGGCGATCTGATTTACCGGCTGACTTCGGACATTCGCGACCTCAAAACGATTTTGATCATGGTGCCGGAGAATCTCATCTATCGTCTGCTCATGATCGGCACACACGTCAGCCTGATGATGGTGCTGGAGTGGCGCCTGGCCCTGCTCGCTTTCAGCGTGATTCCACTCATCTATTATTTTCAGCGGCGCATTGGCATCGGCGTGCAAAGCGCCACCCGCAAAAAGCGCAGCAAAGAGAGCGAAGTGACCTCGATCATTTCCGAAAACGTCACCGCCATGTCCCTGGTGCAGGCTTATGGGCGCGAAGACTTGCAGCAGGCCCGCTTCGAGTGGGAGAATCGTCAAAGCCTGGAATCCGGCATCGAGGCCATGCGCCTTTCCAAAGTGTTCAAACGCACCAACGACATTTTGGCTGCGGCCGGAACCACCGTGGTGGTTTACTACGGCGGCAGCCTGGCTCTGGACGGCGCACTCTCGGCCGGCACCCTGGTGCTGTTCGCCGCATATTTAAGAAATCTTTATGGCCCGATCGAAAAATTTGCCAGCATGATGGTCGAGATCGCCAAATCACAGGTGGCCGGTGACCGCATCCTGGAGTTGGTCGAATGTGACATGGTCATCGAAGATTCGCCGCATGCGATTCCGGCGCCGCCATTTGCCGGCCGCGTTGAATTTCGCAACGTCAGCTTCAGTTACCAAAAGGGCGGCGAGGTGCTCAAGAATCTCAGCTTCATCGTCGAGCCGGGAGAAACCGTGGCGCTCGTCGGCCACAGCGGCGCCGGCAAATCGACACTTGTCAGCCTGCTCCTGCGTTTTTATGATCCGCAAAAAGGACAGGTTTTGATTGACGGCCATGACCTGCGCGAGCTGACGCTGCAATCGCTGCGCGCGCAAGTGACCATCCTGTTGCAGGAGGCCAATCTGTTCAACCAGACGATCCGCTACAACATCGGTTTCGGCAAGCTCGACGCCACCGAAGAGGAAATCGTGCAGGCCGCCAAATTGGCGCAAGCACATGATTTCATCATGGAAATGCCGGAGGGGTACGACACCGAAATTTACGAAGGCGGCGACAACCTTTCCGGCGGCCAGAAACAGCGCCTCAACATCGCGCGCGCCATCATTCGCAACACCCCGATTCTCATTCTCGACGAGCCGGCCACCGCGCTGGACGCCAGAGCCGAGGCCAAAATTCACCAGGCGCTCGACGAGCTGACCCGGGGCAAAACCACGTTTATGATCGCCCATCGCTTTTCCACCCTCGCGCGCGCCGACAAGATTTTGGTGCTCGAACACGGCCGGCTCGCCGGCTTTGGCACGCATGAAGAATTGATGCAAAACTGCCGCGAATATCGCGAGCTGTACGAGCTGCAAATCGGCGCGCCGCCAGCCCTGGGCGATGAAACTGACGGCCGTGCTATTGAAGTCCCAGTGGCCATGAGCCAAGAGGCTCTTTAA
- a CDS encoding ABC transporter ATP-binding protein/permease — MKLFDDLSKMRQKAKKKEREKLDLKGLIKTYKVFGRHYKKYWKILTVAYLFLFATIGVAVLAPWPLKLILDHLILDEPLEHNVAFLKPIFDIDPKLLLLVLALAIVVLAVLEAVFSYINKFYVSSTGDRINADIRERVFAHLQRLSLSFHDSARSGNLVYLLTSDAKEMSAIMIDFPQDFTQRIVTFGAYAAIMLALDWRLGLIALSTVPLIYLFTKYFGASMKGAIRRKREREGEVASIVGENVTAMALVQAYGREDTERSRFNVEVQQSLDAQLNALRFHKTYSRITDFLVTMSTAGVLYFGGRYALQDDITAGTLVLFVSYLRDVYGSFDKFSGLFIKLAQSQVSAERLLDLVENDMVVRDQPKAIPAPAFKGRIEFRDVSFAYKRGQNVLKHLNFVVEPGETVALVGHSGAGKSTLISLLLRFYDPQQGQILIDGTDIRQFTIKSLREQMTILLQDAMLFRQTVRENIAFGKKDATEEEIINAARRAEAHEFICQMPEGYDTMMYEGGDNLSGGQKQRINIARAIIRNTPIVILDEPVTGLDAKAEAKVNLAIQHLTRGKTTFIIAHKFSTIVNADKILLLEEGQLAHVGTHQQLLRQSPSYRELYELQFGWQRELAAETAAANGGNGQLEPAKVMEMA, encoded by the coding sequence ATGAAACTGTTTGACGATTTGTCCAAAATGCGGCAGAAGGCCAAAAAGAAAGAGCGCGAGAAGCTCGATCTCAAAGGCCTGATTAAAACCTACAAAGTTTTTGGACGGCATTACAAAAAATACTGGAAGATTCTGACGGTGGCGTATTTGTTCCTGTTTGCCACCATTGGCGTTGCCGTGCTGGCGCCCTGGCCGCTCAAGCTGATTTTGGATCATCTGATCCTTGACGAGCCGCTGGAGCACAATGTGGCTTTCTTGAAGCCAATCTTCGACATCGACCCCAAGCTGCTGTTGCTGGTGCTGGCGCTGGCCATCGTTGTCCTGGCCGTTTTGGAAGCGGTCTTTTCGTACATCAACAAGTTTTACGTTTCCAGCACCGGCGACCGCATCAACGCCGACATCCGCGAGCGGGTTTTCGCGCACCTGCAAAGGCTGTCCCTGTCGTTTCATGACTCCGCGCGCTCCGGCAATTTGGTTTATCTCCTGACTTCCGACGCCAAGGAGATGAGCGCCATCATGATCGATTTTCCACAGGACTTCACCCAGCGCATCGTCACCTTTGGCGCGTATGCCGCCATCATGCTGGCGTTGGATTGGCGCCTGGGCCTGATTGCGCTCAGCACCGTGCCGCTGATTTATCTGTTTACCAAATATTTCGGCGCCAGCATGAAGGGCGCGATCCGCCGAAAACGCGAGCGCGAAGGCGAGGTCGCCTCCATTGTCGGCGAAAACGTCACGGCGATGGCCTTGGTGCAGGCGTATGGCCGCGAAGACACCGAGCGCTCCCGTTTCAACGTCGAAGTTCAACAAAGCCTGGACGCCCAACTGAACGCACTGCGCTTTCACAAAACCTACAGCCGCATTACCGACTTTTTGGTCACCATGAGCACAGCGGGCGTGCTTTATTTCGGTGGCCGCTACGCGCTGCAAGACGACATCACCGCCGGCACGTTGGTTTTGTTCGTCTCCTATTTGCGCGATGTTTACGGCTCCTTTGACAAATTCAGCGGCCTTTTTATCAAACTGGCCCAATCGCAAGTTTCCGCCGAGCGCCTGCTTGATTTGGTTGAGAACGACATGGTGGTTCGCGACCAGCCGAAGGCCATTCCGGCGCCGGCCTTTAAAGGCCGGATCGAATTTCGCGACGTCAGTTTCGCCTATAAACGCGGCCAGAACGTTTTGAAACATCTCAATTTCGTCGTCGAACCCGGAGAGACCGTCGCCCTGGTCGGCCATAGCGGCGCCGGCAAATCCACGCTGATCAGCCTGTTGCTGCGCTTTTACGACCCGCAGCAGGGGCAAATTCTCATTGACGGCACGGATATTCGCCAGTTCACGATCAAATCGCTGCGCGAGCAGATGACGATCCTGTTGCAGGACGCCATGCTGTTTCGCCAGACTGTGCGCGAAAACATTGCCTTTGGCAAAAAGGACGCGACCGAGGAGGAAATTATCAACGCCGCCAGGCGCGCGGAAGCGCACGAGTTCATCTGCCAAATGCCCGAAGGCTACGACACCATGATGTATGAAGGCGGCGACAACCTTTCCGGCGGCCAAAAGCAGCGCATTAATATCGCGCGCGCCATCATTCGCAACACCCCGATCGTCATTTTGGACGAGCCGGTCACCGGCCTGGATGCCAAAGCCGAGGCGAAGGTCAACCTCGCCATTCAGCATCTCACCCGCGGCAAGACGACTTTTATCATTGCCCATAAATTTTCAACCATCGTCAACGCCGACAAAATTCTGCTGCTGGAAGAAGGCCAACTGGCGCATGTGGGCACGCACCAGCAATTGCTGCGGCAAAGCCCGTCCTACCGCGAGCTTTATGAATTGCAATTCGGCTGGCAGCGCGAGCTGGCAGCGGAGACCGCTGCGGCCAACGGCGGCAATGGCCAACTCGAGCCGGCGAAGGTTATGGAGATGGCATGA
- a CDS encoding DUF5666 domain-containing protein yields the protein MQQLNGFSDLRVGQQVKISGQHRDGRGFLAVEVTCEPAAEDEAKLEGLIQHVDPAGRYLHIFDQKVLVHDGVEIKDLDSKRVSASALQPGDMAKLKGVYHQREGFILRKITLGEKMDFNIEEIEGIVEKISPENKTLTVNGVTILMTPKTNIESEGRDDERG from the coding sequence ATGCAGCAACTCAATGGGTTTTCCGATCTTCGCGTCGGGCAGCAGGTAAAAATCAGCGGCCAACATCGTGACGGCCGCGGCTTTCTCGCCGTCGAAGTCACTTGTGAGCCGGCGGCGGAAGATGAGGCCAAGCTGGAAGGCTTGATCCAGCATGTCGACCCAGCCGGCCGCTATCTGCATATTTTTGATCAGAAGGTGCTGGTGCACGACGGCGTCGAGATCAAGGACCTCGACAGCAAACGCGTGAGTGCCAGCGCGTTGCAGCCGGGCGACATGGCCAAGTTGAAAGGCGTTTATCACCAACGGGAAGGATTCATCCTGAGGAAAATTACTCTCGGCGAAAAAATGGACTTTAACATCGAAGAAATCGAAGGCATCGTCGAAAAAATTTCGCCTGAGAATAAGACCTTGACCGTCAATGGTGTCACCATCTTGATGACGCCAAAGACCAACATCGAAAGCGAAGGCCGCGATGACGAACGCGGTTGA
- a CDS encoding phosphotransferase, producing the protein MMTAANEIAVTDRKLPGLACALNDEEMRRLLASALPHSFKGGGNLRVHHQILKHAPGKRCVIEYSLEADGKAPLRRRVIGKIYRKDRGRIIFENLRQLWEAAAAAGISFGMAEPLACLPEIGMVLQSRVPGRRLADFGMNEDLSVAVRAVAENLAALHGLAVSTSEKRGLDDHLRKYCHPGPEVLMASCPESAPLVERLLAGLAKDGTLQDAPICPVHGDLNLAQIFIAEARAWFIDFDGFCLSHPALDLGNFLVTLQVYFGPDHERLAKQFLENYLKSRSHQMLTGLRAYQAFAYLRRAVICARAPAGPDWRQQVRQLLETGNILLA; encoded by the coding sequence ATGATGACAGCCGCCAACGAAATTGCGGTGACCGACCGCAAGCTGCCGGGCTTGGCATGCGCCCTGAACGATGAAGAGATGCGCCGGCTGCTCGCGTCAGCTTTGCCACACTCATTTAAGGGCGGCGGCAATCTTCGGGTCCATCACCAGATCTTGAAGCATGCGCCGGGCAAGCGTTGCGTCATTGAATACAGCCTGGAGGCGGACGGCAAGGCGCCGCTGCGACGGCGGGTTATCGGCAAAATCTATCGCAAAGATCGCGGCCGGATCATTTTTGAAAACCTGCGCCAGCTTTGGGAGGCGGCGGCCGCCGCCGGCATCAGTTTCGGCATGGCTGAGCCATTGGCCTGTTTGCCGGAGATCGGCATGGTTCTGCAAAGCCGCGTCCCTGGGCGACGGCTGGCCGATTTTGGGATGAATGAAGATTTGTCCGTCGCCGTCCGCGCTGTCGCCGAGAATTTGGCGGCGCTTCACGGTCTGGCGGTTTCAACAAGCGAAAAAAGAGGGCTGGACGACCATCTTCGCAAATATTGCCATCCCGGCCCCGAAGTTTTGATGGCCTCATGTCCCGAGTCGGCGCCGCTGGTGGAGCGCCTGCTCGCCGGGTTGGCAAAGGATGGAACGCTGCAGGACGCCCCGATTTGCCCGGTGCATGGTGACTTGAATCTCGCGCAAATATTCATTGCGGAAGCGCGTGCCTGGTTCATTGATTTTGACGGTTTTTGCCTTTCGCACCCGGCGTTGGATCTCGGCAATTTCCTGGTCACCCTGCAAGTGTACTTCGGGCCGGACCATGAGAGGTTGGCGAAACAGTTTTTGGAAAATTATTTAAAAAGCCGGTCTCACCAGATGCTCACTGGATTGCGAGCCTATCAGGCTTTTGCATATTTGCGCCGAGCGGTGATCTGCGCTCGCGCGCCAGCAGGTCCCGATTGGCGTCAACAGGTGCGGCAGCTTCTCGAGACCGGCAACATTTTGCTTGCTTGA